A part of Paenibacillus donghaensis genomic DNA contains:
- the nirB gene encoding nitrite reductase large subunit NirB gives MAVTRKRLVLVGNGMAGVWAVEHLLKLAPDSYDITIFGAEPHPNYNRIMLSSVLAGGVDMDEIVINSLEWYKSNHITLYTGHTVTAIDSVNRTVFSDKGVEARYDELILATGSNPFMLPLPGADKEGVIAFRDIKDCQIMQKTAKTYKKALVIGGGLLGLEAARGLLHLGMDVSVVHIQEYIMERQLDEPASIMLRKELENQGMKFLLKKQSEAILGKKRVKGLLFADGSFAEADLIVMAVGIKPNIELARNSGMEVNRGIVVNDYMETSIPGISAVGECAEHRGIAYGLVAPLYEQGAVLAKRLAGLETEGYAGSVTSTKLKVSGVDVFSAGQFMEPEGTRAMRYQDEVDGVYKKLVIQDDKLIGAVLFGDISDGAMLFSLIKKSENIKGKEKEMLLGFSPEAGSSSQGSRLEGMADDEIICGCNGVSKGAIAEAIQSGGCTSVGQIKACTKASASCGGCKPLVEGLLHLYAGEAAVTVKEGICGCTPLGRDEIVAEIKRMELKTVKEVMNVLEWVNEEGCAKCRPSLNYYLGMLWPEEYIDEKESRFTNERYHANIQKDGTYSVVPRIYGGVTSPADLKKIAEVAEKFDVPLVKFTGGQRLDLLGVKKEDLPKMWEELDMPSGHAYGKTLRTVKTCVGSTFCRFGTQDALAMGIRLEKEFERLNAPAKVKLAVSGCPRNCSEATIKDFGVVAIDGGWELHIGGNGGVHVRATDLLCVVKTDDEVVEWASAFLQYYRENAGWNERTAAWVERVGVESVKQALENREERLALQARIQTTLSRTTDPWKEIVNEPELRKNFEPISQSGTI, from the coding sequence ATGGCAGTAACCCGTAAGAGACTGGTGCTTGTCGGCAATGGAATGGCAGGGGTATGGGCGGTGGAGCATCTGCTCAAATTAGCTCCTGACAGTTATGACATTACTATATTTGGTGCTGAACCCCATCCGAACTACAACCGGATTATGTTGTCTTCCGTACTTGCCGGTGGAGTGGACATGGATGAGATTGTGATCAACAGCCTGGAATGGTACAAAAGCAATCATATTACCTTATACACCGGCCACACTGTGACTGCTATAGATTCAGTGAACCGCACAGTATTCTCGGATAAAGGCGTGGAAGCGAGATATGACGAGCTGATTCTGGCTACCGGCTCCAATCCGTTTATGCTTCCCTTACCGGGGGCGGACAAAGAAGGGGTTATTGCTTTCCGGGATATCAAGGACTGTCAAATTATGCAGAAAACCGCCAAGACTTATAAAAAAGCGCTTGTTATCGGCGGCGGCTTGCTGGGTCTGGAGGCGGCTCGGGGACTGCTGCATCTCGGAATGGACGTTTCCGTCGTCCATATCCAGGAATACATCATGGAGCGCCAGTTGGATGAGCCGGCTTCGATCATGCTCCGCAAGGAGTTGGAGAACCAGGGGATGAAGTTTCTTCTGAAGAAGCAATCCGAAGCTATTCTCGGCAAAAAAAGAGTCAAGGGGCTGCTGTTCGCAGACGGCAGCTTTGCCGAAGCCGATCTGATCGTGATGGCCGTAGGCATCAAGCCAAATATCGAGCTGGCGAGGAACAGTGGCATGGAAGTTAACCGCGGGATTGTAGTGAACGATTATATGGAAACGAGTATTCCCGGCATCTCCGCAGTAGGGGAATGCGCGGAGCACCGCGGAATCGCCTACGGACTTGTTGCGCCCTTATATGAGCAGGGTGCGGTCCTTGCCAAGCGGCTGGCCGGACTTGAGACGGAAGGCTACGCAGGCTCCGTCACTTCCACTAAGCTGAAGGTATCGGGGGTGGATGTATTCTCGGCCGGTCAGTTTATGGAGCCTGAAGGCACGAGAGCGATGCGCTATCAGGATGAAGTGGACGGTGTCTACAAGAAGCTGGTGATCCAGGATGACAAGCTTATCGGCGCAGTCCTGTTCGGGGATATCAGCGATGGCGCCATGCTGTTCTCCTTGATCAAGAAGTCTGAGAATATCAAGGGCAAGGAGAAGGAGATGCTGCTCGGATTCTCTCCGGAAGCCGGCTCTTCCAGCCAGGGCAGCCGCCTGGAGGGAATGGCTGACGACGAGATTATATGCGGCTGCAACGGGGTAAGCAAAGGCGCTATTGCGGAAGCCATCCAGTCCGGCGGCTGCACCAGTGTTGGCCAGATCAAGGCCTGCACGAAGGCCTCTGCCTCCTGCGGCGGCTGCAAACCGCTGGTTGAAGGACTATTGCACCTGTATGCGGGGGAGGCTGCCGTAACCGTCAAGGAAGGAATCTGCGGCTGCACACCGCTCGGGCGGGATGAGATTGTGGCCGAGATTAAACGGATGGAGCTGAAGACCGTCAAGGAAGTCATGAATGTGCTGGAATGGGTGAATGAAGAAGGCTGTGCCAAATGCCGCCCGTCATTGAACTATTATCTGGGCATGCTCTGGCCTGAGGAATATATCGATGAGAAGGAATCCAGGTTCACGAACGAACGTTATCATGCCAACATCCAGAAAGACGGCACCTACTCCGTTGTTCCCAGAATATACGGCGGGGTTACCTCTCCGGCTGACTTGAAGAAGATTGCCGAGGTTGCCGAGAAATTTGATGTGCCGCTCGTGAAGTTCACCGGTGGGCAAAGGCTGGATCTGCTGGGAGTCAAGAAAGAGGATCTGCCCAAAATGTGGGAGGAGCTGGATATGCCCTCAGGCCATGCCTACGGCAAAACACTACGTACTGTAAAAACCTGCGTCGGGTCAACCTTCTGCCGCTTCGGCACCCAGGATGCCTTGGCGATGGGTATCCGGCTGGAGAAGGAATTCGAGCGGCTGAATGCACCGGCTAAGGTGAAGCTTGCCGTATCCGGTTGCCCGCGTAACTGTTCGGAAGCGACAATCAAGGATTTCGGAGTGGTCGCGATAGACGGCGGCTGGGAACTTCATATAGGCGGCAACGGCGGGGTGCATGTACGGGCGACAGATCTGCTCTGTGTGGTGAAGACGGATGATGAGGTTGTGGAGTGGGCCAGCGCGTTCCTGCAGTATTACCGGGAGAACGCTGGCTGGAACGAGCGGACGGCTGCCTGGGTGGAGCGTGTCGGCGTGGAGAGTGTGAAGCAGGCGCTGGAGAACCGTGAAGAGCGGCTTGCCCTGCAGGCCAGAATTCAGACGACCTTAAGCCGGACGACTGATCCGTGGAAAGAAATTGTGAATGAGCCGGAGCTGCGCAAGAATTTCGAACCGATCTCCCAGTCGGGAACTATATAA
- the nirD gene encoding nitrite reductase small subunit NirD, with protein sequence MTRTLVGTISDIDRKGSRTFMVNDTQIALFRLSNDDILAVENKCPHKGGALSEGMVCGSKIHCPLHDWRIDLHSGAVQEPDHGCVPTYVVDVDPDSGSIYVTI encoded by the coding sequence ATGACCAGAACGCTGGTAGGCACAATATCTGACATTGACCGCAAGGGGTCACGGACTTTTATGGTAAATGACACACAAATCGCATTATTCCGTTTATCCAATGACGATATTCTCGCTGTAGAGAACAAGTGCCCTCACAAAGGCGGCGCCTTGTCGGAGGGGATGGTCTGCGGGTCCAAGATCCATTGTCCATTGCATGATTGGCGTATAGACCTGCACAGCGGAGCTGTGCAGGAGCCGGATCACGGCTGCGTGCCTACGTATGTTGTTGATGTGGATCCGGATAGCGGCTCCATTTATGTGACCATTTAG
- a CDS encoding formate/nitrite transporter family protein: MDYVKPAEVLNTMIETGKNKAELSVMQLLVRGSMGGAILACATTLAFTASAQTQIPMVGAILFPVGFVMIILLGLELVTGSFALIPLAVLKKQTTPGQMLRNYFWVILGHLAGCAVYAALYGLTITKMGTDMSNPMIQTLVMASENKTIAYKQMGGEGLLLAAIKAMLCNWMVTLGAVMAMTSKSTAGKILAMWLPILTFFGQGFEHLVVNMFVIPAGMMLGANVSFADWWLWNGIPVLIGNFLGGVLFTGILFYLSQQTGRSARRKPAMLEPAVLEKSS; this comes from the coding sequence ATGGATTACGTCAAACCGGCTGAAGTGCTGAATACAATGATTGAAACTGGGAAGAACAAAGCGGAATTATCCGTAATGCAGCTGCTTGTGCGCGGAAGCATGGGAGGCGCGATTCTCGCTTGTGCAACCACACTGGCCTTCACGGCCTCTGCACAGACCCAAATCCCGATGGTAGGCGCGATTTTGTTTCCTGTAGGTTTTGTGATGATCATCCTGCTGGGTCTGGAGCTGGTAACCGGCAGCTTCGCGCTGATTCCGCTGGCGGTGCTGAAGAAACAGACAACGCCCGGACAGATGCTGAGGAATTATTTCTGGGTCATTCTCGGACATCTGGCCGGCTGCGCCGTCTATGCCGCCCTGTATGGCCTGACGATTACGAAGATGGGTACAGACATGAGCAATCCGATGATCCAGACCCTGGTCATGGCCAGTGAGAATAAGACGATTGCTTACAAGCAGATGGGCGGAGAAGGATTGCTGCTGGCTGCGATCAAAGCGATGCTCTGCAACTGGATGGTGACGCTGGGAGCGGTGATGGCGATGACCTCCAAATCGACAGCAGGTAAAATCCTGGCGATGTGGCTGCCGATTCTGACCTTTTTCGGACAAGGCTTCGAGCATCTGGTAGTGAATATGTTCGTCATTCCGGCCGGAATGATGCTGGGTGCGAATGTCAGCTTCGCAGACTGGTGGTTATGGAACGGAATTCCTGTACTGATCGGCAATTTTCTGGGCGGTGTGTTATTTACCGGTATTCTGTTCTATCTGTCCCAGCAAACCGGGCGCTCCGCTCGGCGTAAGCCGGCTATGCTTGAACCGGCCGTGCTGGAGAAAAGCTCATGA
- the cobA gene encoding uroporphyrinogen-III C-methyltransferase → MAGSVAIVGAGPGDPELITLKALRRIEEADVILYDRLVNEQLLGYAKPAARLIYCGKSPGHHSIPQERTQQLLVQYALEGHKVVRLKGGDPYVFGRGAEEALAVAEAGIPYEVIPGITSAVGAAASVGIPLTHRGVAASFAIVTGSRCHDHEQPVRWDQLARNVDTIVVYMGVSQLGHIREQLLLHGKDAKTPVALVENGTTSRERTITGTLDHIDKLAAAMKITNPALIIIGEVVKVRERLLSLQHTLNAQII, encoded by the coding sequence ATGGCGGGCAGCGTGGCTATTGTTGGAGCAGGACCGGGTGACCCGGAGCTGATTACACTGAAGGCGCTTCGCCGGATAGAGGAAGCTGATGTTATTCTATACGACAGGCTGGTGAATGAGCAGCTGCTGGGCTATGCGAAGCCTGCTGCGCGGCTAATCTATTGCGGCAAGTCACCGGGGCACCATTCCATTCCCCAGGAGAGAACCCAGCAGCTGCTTGTTCAGTATGCGCTGGAAGGCCATAAGGTGGTCCGGTTAAAAGGAGGAGATCCTTACGTGTTCGGCCGGGGGGCAGAGGAGGCGCTGGCAGTCGCAGAAGCGGGAATCCCTTATGAGGTGATCCCCGGCATCACCTCGGCGGTTGGCGCTGCGGCATCTGTCGGAATCCCGCTGACCCACCGCGGGGTGGCCGCTTCCTTCGCCATTGTTACCGGCAGCCGGTGCCATGACCATGAGCAGCCGGTCCGCTGGGATCAGCTGGCCCGCAATGTGGATACCATTGTGGTATATATGGGAGTCAGCCAGCTTGGACATATCCGCGAGCAGCTGCTTCTGCATGGCAAGGACGCCAAGACACCTGTTGCTCTGGTGGAGAACGGAACCACCAGCCGCGAGCGCACCATCACTGGTACACTGGACCATATTGATAAGCTGGCCGCCGCTATGAAGATTACGAATCCAGCGCTGATTATCATTGGGGAAGTGGTGAAGGTGAGAGAGCGGCTGTTAAGCCTCCAGCACACGCTTAATGCTCAAATTATATAA
- a CDS encoding holin, whose product MNNEALNNVLAFASVLAVFVMALVQLVKNSLVLPRNLVPAIGLVIGLLVGAVAYPFTDMNLVLRLWAGGLAGLSATGLFELAFNRRGGSTKDE is encoded by the coding sequence ATGAATAACGAAGCGCTCAACAATGTACTTGCCTTTGCTTCCGTGCTGGCTGTATTTGTAATGGCGCTTGTGCAGCTGGTGAAGAACAGCCTGGTGCTTCCGCGCAATCTGGTTCCGGCAATCGGTCTGGTCATCGGTCTTCTGGTTGGGGCGGTAGCCTATCCCTTCACCGATATGAACCTTGTGCTGCGTCTGTGGGCCGGGGGATTGGCCGGACTTTCGGCGACAGGATTGTTCGAATTGGCCTTCAATAGACGCGGCGGCTCAACCAAAGATGAGTAA
- a CDS encoding YjcZ family sporulation protein, whose translation MGADCGYGGKVGGVGVGPVCPFTSTGAILVLYILLVIILSACFI comes from the coding sequence ATGGGAGCTGATTGCGGTTATGGCGGAAAAGTTGGCGGTGTTGGTGTAGGTCCTGTATGTCCTTTCACATCAACAGGTGCGATTCTGGTTCTTTATATCCTGCTGGTTATTATTCTAAGTGCTTGCTTCATCTAA
- a CDS encoding serine/threonine-protein kinase gives MAVWVVGKKIGDLGGYGEVYIAHQKEGDSLSKEAYAVKKLVKLNRLSIERFQREVRLCSHLNHKRIIRILAFHIQEEPYFYVMPRYQSSMNKLLPEIKRDIRRIKVVINRILDGVEYLHQQGIYHRDLKPANILLNKEDDLVISDFGLGMQAGSVTRSLTLSHAGLGTRFFAAPEQLKDAKHVDQRCDIYSLGCMIYLCFSRNVMDRHFDFRNVPPALTYVIRKSTALNKDARYADIQSLRQAFNWAIHSLVHS, from the coding sequence ATGGCGGTCTGGGTTGTCGGCAAGAAGATTGGTGATCTCGGGGGTTACGGTGAAGTGTACATAGCTCATCAGAAAGAGGGAGACAGCCTGTCCAAGGAGGCGTACGCTGTCAAAAAGCTGGTTAAATTAAACAGGCTGTCTATTGAAAGGTTTCAACGTGAGGTTCGACTGTGTAGTCATTTGAATCACAAACGGATTATCCGAATTCTTGCATTTCATATTCAAGAAGAGCCTTATTTCTATGTGATGCCCCGTTATCAATCAAGCATGAACAAGCTGTTACCTGAGATCAAACGGGATATCCGCAGGATCAAAGTGGTTATCAACCGGATTCTGGACGGGGTGGAATATCTTCATCAGCAGGGTATCTACCATCGTGACCTCAAACCGGCCAACATTTTGTTGAATAAAGAGGATGATCTGGTAATCAGTGATTTTGGGTTGGGGATGCAGGCGGGTTCGGTCACACGCAGTCTTACTCTCTCGCATGCAGGGCTCGGAACCCGATTCTTCGCTGCTCCCGAGCAGTTGAAGGATGCCAAACATGTGGATCAGCGCTGTGACATCTACAGTTTAGGATGCATGATCTATCTGTGTTTCTCCAGAAATGTCATGGACAGGCATTTTGATTTCAGAAATGTCCCGCCTGCCCTGACGTATGTAATTCGTAAAAGCACGGCTCTCAACAAGGATGCGCGTTATGCGGATATTCAAAGTCTGAGACAAGCTTTTAATTGGGCGATCCACTCACTGGTGCATTCATAA
- a CDS encoding helix-turn-helix domain-containing protein, whose amino-acid sequence MVKNVQEILKIGRKQAYDLMASGQFHCIRIGRKWLIAKQGFVEWLEGDR is encoded by the coding sequence ATGGTAAAGAATGTACAGGAGATATTGAAGATAGGGAGAAAGCAAGCCTATGACTTGATGGCTTCCGGTCAGTTTCATTGTATTAGGATTGGTCGGAAATGGTTGATAGCAAAACAGGGTTTTGTTGAATGGTTGGAGGGTGATCGATAA